The Litoribrevibacter albus genome includes a window with the following:
- a CDS encoding alpha/beta hydrolase: protein MNSATQNATPSMNASATFTESTSRNKYDQQPGHSRAEHQWFSHIEDYITQQRQPAPFIWAGKTVRAVNMVSTRAAGKLAHKIWFTPQNRPISEADHSWLKSASQELLSYKCQAIPLYQWGAGPTVLTVHGWGGHSGQFRQMTQALVKAGYRVLSFDAPGHGLAEGNTTNAEEISEIIQMIARHQTIAGIISHSIGGLSSHHAINNGAKAGFHAVLNTPMCLTHIVHTFKHQLSLPSEVIDQHNALMEKKFGPDFWPNYDLRNQSKPIPQFFSYDDQDHQVSPEVGKTLQSHFPEADFVFTQQLGHNKAVRTPEIIEAVKAFIQKNQ, encoded by the coding sequence ATGAACAGTGCGACCCAAAACGCAACGCCATCAATGAACGCCTCGGCAACGTTCACTGAATCAACGTCACGCAATAAGTACGATCAGCAACCTGGGCATTCAAGAGCAGAACATCAATGGTTTTCGCATATTGAAGACTACATTACGCAGCAAAGACAACCTGCCCCGTTCATCTGGGCGGGGAAAACGGTACGTGCAGTCAATATGGTATCGACACGGGCCGCCGGTAAGCTGGCACATAAGATCTGGTTTACGCCCCAGAATCGTCCGATCAGCGAGGCCGACCACAGTTGGCTGAAATCGGCATCTCAGGAACTGCTGAGCTATAAATGTCAGGCCATTCCATTGTATCAATGGGGCGCAGGCCCAACCGTATTAACCGTTCACGGCTGGGGTGGCCATTCGGGGCAGTTTCGACAAATGACTCAAGCGCTGGTTAAAGCGGGATATCGTGTACTGAGCTTCGATGCACCAGGTCATGGTTTAGCGGAAGGAAACACCACTAACGCAGAGGAAATCAGTGAGATCATTCAAATGATTGCCAGACATCAAACGATCGCCGGCATCATCAGCCACTCCATTGGCGGGTTATCCAGTCATCATGCAATAAATAACGGTGCAAAGGCAGGTTTCCATGCGGTATTGAACACCCCTATGTGTCTGACACACATCGTACATACCTTTAAACATCAGCTGTCTTTACCCAGTGAAGTGATCGATCAACATAACGCATTGATGGAAAAGAAATTCGGCCCGGACTTTTGGCCTAACTATGATTTACGGAACCAATCCAAGCCTATTCCGCAGTTTTTCAGTTATGACGATCAGGATCACCAAGTGAGCCCTGAAGTGGGGAAAACATTGCAATCTCACTTTCCAGAAGCTGACTTTGTTTTCACTCAGCAATTAGGACACAACAAAGCCGTAAGAACGCCGGAGATCATTGAGGCCGTAAAAGCCTTCATTCAAAAAAACCAATAA
- a CDS encoding sensor domain-containing diguanylate cyclase, with protein sequence MSQTEWVLHSDRFSPWLKKWQHTVNVMAEACHAPAAFIVQCTSSGLMAVVACEKQQIKYGTGDVYSYDINLYCKKVIETKDPLYVRDASKDPFWDDNPEAADGMVSYLGMPIFMPDGDLFGTVCVMDIAPTNYDPVYPKLVEQFKDIVEGDLALIQRNKELEEIAMSDELTGLYNRRGFRILAHQQHKLACRIGCNLGLLYLDIDDLKEINDLLGHEAGDEAIIALARGMEACLRDNDISARIGGDEFVALVLLTEIDTLPAVIQRMNRFLSDQVLPCGRPLKVSIGGILVPEVDMDFDQLVESADQEMYRTKRARKAG encoded by the coding sequence ATGTCTCAGACAGAGTGGGTTCTTCATTCCGATCGTTTCAGTCCTTGGCTAAAAAAGTGGCAGCATACCGTTAATGTTATGGCTGAAGCCTGCCATGCGCCTGCTGCTTTCATTGTTCAATGCACTTCCTCAGGGCTGATGGCTGTGGTTGCTTGTGAAAAGCAACAGATCAAATACGGTACCGGGGATGTCTACAGCTATGACATCAACCTCTACTGTAAGAAAGTCATCGAAACCAAAGACCCGCTTTATGTCCGGGACGCGAGTAAAGACCCCTTCTGGGATGACAATCCCGAAGCGGCTGATGGCATGGTCTCTTATTTGGGCATGCCTATTTTTATGCCCGACGGAGATCTCTTTGGAACTGTCTGTGTGATGGACATTGCGCCCACCAATTATGACCCTGTGTATCCTAAGCTGGTGGAACAGTTCAAAGACATCGTTGAAGGTGATTTGGCGTTAATTCAACGCAATAAAGAACTTGAAGAAATTGCCATGAGTGATGAGCTGACCGGCTTGTATAATCGTCGGGGATTTCGGATTTTAGCGCATCAGCAACATAAACTGGCTTGTCGTATTGGCTGTAATTTGGGCTTGCTGTATCTCGATATTGATGACTTGAAAGAGATTAATGATTTGTTGGGGCATGAGGCGGGTGATGAAGCCATTATTGCGCTTGCCCGAGGGATGGAAGCCTGTCTTAGGGATAACGATATTTCCGCCCGAATCGGTGGCGATGAATTCGTTGCTTTAGTCTTGTTAACTGAAATCGACACCTTACCGGCGGTGATTCAGCGGATGAATCGTTTCCTTAGTGATCAGGTTTTACCTTGTGGCCGACCGTTGAAAGTCAGTATTGGGGGCATCCTTGTTCCTGAAGTGGATATGGATTTTGATCAGTTGGTGGAATCGGCGGATCAGGAAATGTACCGCACCAAGCGTGCCAGAAAGGCGGGCTAA
- a CDS encoding ExeM/NucH family extracellular endonuclease codes for MRKLLLASAIMSSSVSASLMAAPVINEVDSDNPGTDTAEFVELYDGGAGNTSLDGYALVFFNGSNDTSYMTIDLSGQVTDSNGYFVVCGDAANVVNCDLDVSPDSNLVQNGADAVALYQAAASQFPNGSAITTNNLIDALVYDTNDGDDSGLLPLLNTGQPQVNEGGAGDKDSHSNQRCGERVARNTDGYQQLVPTPGTVNACGGVDPDPEPTLGECGDPTVEGYALISAVQGNITDISNDASPLSGQKVIVEAIVTADLQGGTLANGDASYQYSGFWLQEEASDSDGNDNTSEGVFVYDYRNVVNVGDKVRLMASVAEFNNATQLKSVDELVVCSSGNDLPTAASVTLPVASLEALEAVEGMRVQTNQELIVSDLFGTGYGFGNYGQFVVSSKLHYQPTEIALPGSAEALAAAEARPLDVLLVDDGVSASYPSFIPFPDDSGFSADNPMRIGYRVRDLEGVMHGWRNNYTVIPSNLTIDPTAPRTLEPVISEEADLVVVGMNVLNFFNGDGQGGGFPTSRGAPSYDAFTMQTDKIVAALTAMNADVVALMEIENDGYDANSAIQDLVAALNTQQQPGNEYRFVNPNVDAIGSDAISVGLLYRSAKLSPTGETVILNSDNSPVDENGDPLFIDDKNRPSLIQSFDYQGETFTLSVNHLKSKGSACNEANEGQDGQGNCNLTRTKAAQALTQFLATQPTGVETDKVMILGDLNAYSQEDPMQVFYGDGFTNLKYTDKASETKPFSYSFSGFLGSLDHALASDGLVEHVVSVDAWHINSVEDSMVDYLTEANGQSYNSVDNYASADAFRSSDHDPIVVGLRFENSAPMLKEDIPTLSLTGLDQEVELDLGEYFVDANGDELTYQVQGLPAGFSVSDEGVITAELSDASFDHLPATVSVTVSDGRDSVNTEFDIVDNRPQPSPWQRIIDFLTWLLGLIFGRF; via the coding sequence ATGCGAAAATTATTATTAGCTTCTGCCATTATGAGCAGTAGTGTTTCTGCCTCTCTGATGGCTGCACCGGTCATCAATGAGGTCGACAGCGACAACCCGGGTACAGATACCGCCGAATTTGTTGAACTGTATGATGGCGGCGCCGGTAATACCTCTCTCGACGGCTATGCCTTGGTCTTCTTCAACGGCAGCAACGACACCAGTTACATGACCATTGATCTGTCTGGTCAGGTAACGGACAGCAACGGTTACTTCGTGGTGTGTGGTGATGCCGCCAATGTGGTCAATTGTGATCTGGATGTGTCGCCGGACAGCAATTTGGTTCAGAACGGAGCCGATGCGGTGGCCTTATATCAAGCAGCAGCCAGCCAGTTCCCGAATGGGTCAGCGATCACAACCAATAACCTTATCGATGCGTTGGTCTATGACACCAACGATGGTGATGACAGTGGCTTATTGCCTTTGTTGAATACAGGCCAACCGCAAGTCAATGAAGGTGGCGCGGGCGATAAAGACAGCCACTCGAACCAACGTTGTGGTGAAAGAGTTGCCCGTAACACCGATGGCTATCAACAGCTTGTGCCGACACCGGGTACGGTGAATGCCTGTGGTGGTGTTGATCCAGATCCTGAGCCAACTCTGGGTGAGTGTGGTGATCCAACGGTTGAAGGCTATGCACTGATCAGTGCTGTGCAGGGCAATATCACAGACATTTCAAACGATGCGTCGCCACTGTCTGGTCAGAAGGTGATTGTTGAAGCCATTGTAACGGCGGATCTACAAGGCGGTACATTGGCCAACGGCGATGCTTCTTACCAATACAGCGGTTTTTGGTTACAAGAAGAAGCGTCTGACAGCGATGGCAATGATAATACCTCAGAAGGTGTTTTTGTCTATGACTACCGTAATGTTGTGAATGTTGGCGACAAAGTTCGCTTGATGGCATCGGTGGCTGAATTCAACAACGCCACTCAGTTGAAGAGCGTCGATGAGCTGGTGGTGTGTTCTTCAGGAAACGACCTGCCAACCGCTGCGTCTGTAACCTTGCCGGTTGCATCGCTTGAAGCGCTGGAAGCCGTAGAAGGGATGCGCGTTCAAACCAACCAGGAACTAATAGTCAGCGACTTATTCGGTACCGGTTATGGCTTCGGTAACTACGGTCAGTTCGTGGTGTCGTCTAAGTTGCATTATCAACCGACTGAAATTGCTCTGCCGGGGTCTGCGGAAGCACTAGCGGCCGCAGAGGCGCGTCCACTCGATGTATTGTTAGTGGATGATGGCGTGTCTGCATCGTATCCGTCGTTCATTCCATTCCCGGATGACTCAGGTTTCTCGGCGGATAACCCGATGCGTATCGGATACCGCGTACGTGATCTTGAAGGAGTGATGCACGGCTGGCGTAACAACTATACGGTGATCCCTTCGAATCTGACCATCGACCCGACCGCACCTCGTACACTTGAACCAGTGATTTCGGAAGAGGCGGATTTGGTGGTGGTGGGCATGAACGTGCTTAACTTCTTCAATGGCGATGGCCAAGGCGGTGGTTTCCCGACCTCGCGTGGTGCGCCAAGCTACGATGCGTTCACTATGCAGACGGATAAGATCGTGGCGGCATTGACTGCAATGAACGCTGACGTTGTTGCTTTAATGGAAATCGAAAACGACGGTTATGATGCCAACAGTGCCATTCAGGATTTAGTGGCTGCATTGAATACGCAACAACAGCCGGGCAACGAATACCGCTTTGTTAATCCAAATGTGGATGCCATCGGTAGTGACGCGATTTCAGTGGGGCTTCTCTATCGTTCTGCGAAGTTGAGTCCAACGGGCGAGACTGTGATCCTGAACAGTGATAACTCGCCTGTAGACGAGAACGGTGACCCGCTGTTCATTGATGACAAAAACCGTCCGTCTTTGATTCAAAGTTTTGATTACCAGGGTGAGACCTTCACCTTGTCTGTGAACCACCTTAAGTCCAAAGGGTCGGCGTGTAACGAAGCCAACGAAGGTCAGGATGGCCAGGGCAACTGTAACCTGACTCGTACCAAAGCCGCACAAGCCTTGACTCAGTTCTTAGCGACTCAGCCAACCGGTGTTGAAACAGACAAAGTGATGATCTTGGGTGACTTGAATGCGTACAGTCAGGAAGATCCAATGCAGGTATTCTACGGTGACGGCTTTACTAATCTGAAGTACACCGACAAGGCGTCTGAAACCAAACCTTTCTCCTACTCGTTCAGCGGTTTTCTTGGCAGTTTGGATCATGCATTGGCGAGCGATGGCTTGGTTGAGCATGTGGTGAGCGTGGATGCCTGGCACATCAACTCCGTTGAAGATTCAATGGTGGATTACCTCACCGAAGCCAATGGTCAGAGCTATAACTCGGTGGATAACTATGCCTCTGCCGATGCCTTCCGCTCCTCGGATCATGACCCTATTGTGGTGGGATTACGTTTTGAGAACAGCGCACCAATGCTGAAGGAAGACATTCCGACATTATCCTTAACGGGACTGGATCAAGAAGTGGAGCTGGACTTGGGCGAGTACTTTGTGGACGCCAATGGCGATGAGTTGACGTACCAAGTGCAAGGCTTACCTGCTGGGTTCAGCGTGTCAGATGAGGGCGTGATTACGGCAGAGCTTTCGGACGCCAGCTTTGATCATCTGCCTGCGACGGTTTCGGTGACCGTGTCAGATGGTCGTGATTCCGTGAACACTGAGTTTGATATTGTGGATAACCGTCCGCAGCCAAGCCCTTGGCAGCGAATTATCGACTTCCTGACGTGGCTTTTGGGATTGATTTTCGGTCGTTTTTAA
- the astB gene encoding N-succinylarginine dihydrolase, translated as MTAYEVNFDGLVGPTHNYSGLSYGNVASESNVKQTSNPKEAALQGLEKMKALHDLGFKQGVLPPQERPSIETLRALGFTGSDSEVLASAAVHEPVVLAAASSASCMWTANAATVSPSADTQDGKVHFTAANLNAKVHRSIEHETTTRILETIFNDPNHFAHHPALPAVSQFGDEGAANHTRFCNEYGEAGVEFFVYGREAFRENAPAPKKYPARQTLEACRGIARLHGLSQDRVVYAQQKPETIDAGVFHNDVIAVGNRNVLFYHEEAFLNSNQVIEEIDRKLLGTSLVPVMVSNQDLSVQDAVRSYLFNSQLLSHDDGYMTLVVPHECREVPSVSNYLDSLVTMNTPIKQVKVFDLKQSMQNGGGPACLRLRVALNETELAAGHQNVLMSDQVYKDLVTWVEKHYRDRISPEDLADPSLLVESRTALDELTQLLKLGSIYPFQKG; from the coding sequence ATGACTGCATACGAAGTGAATTTTGATGGGTTGGTTGGACCGACTCATAACTACAGCGGTTTATCTTATGGGAACGTCGCGTCTGAAAGTAACGTAAAGCAGACGTCGAACCCTAAAGAAGCGGCGTTGCAAGGGCTTGAAAAAATGAAAGCCCTACATGACCTCGGATTCAAGCAAGGGGTGTTACCGCCACAAGAGCGCCCGAGTATTGAAACCCTGAGAGCGTTGGGCTTTACCGGCTCAGACAGTGAAGTATTAGCCAGCGCAGCCGTGCATGAGCCTGTGGTGTTGGCGGCGGCCAGTTCCGCCTCGTGCATGTGGACGGCCAATGCCGCTACAGTATCGCCAAGTGCGGATACTCAAGACGGCAAAGTGCACTTTACTGCTGCGAATCTGAATGCCAAGGTGCATCGTTCTATCGAACATGAAACCACCACCCGCATTTTAGAAACCATTTTTAACGACCCAAACCACTTTGCACACCATCCGGCGTTGCCTGCAGTTTCACAATTTGGTGATGAAGGCGCAGCTAACCACACCCGTTTCTGTAATGAATACGGTGAAGCCGGGGTTGAGTTCTTTGTGTATGGTCGTGAAGCTTTCCGTGAAAACGCGCCAGCACCTAAAAAGTATCCGGCACGCCAAACCCTGGAGGCATGTCGGGGAATCGCGCGTTTACACGGTCTTTCACAAGATCGTGTGGTCTATGCCCAGCAGAAACCGGAAACCATTGATGCCGGTGTATTCCACAACGATGTAATCGCCGTTGGGAATCGCAATGTGCTTTTTTATCATGAAGAAGCCTTCCTGAATTCGAATCAGGTGATTGAAGAGATTGACCGCAAATTGTTGGGTACAAGTCTGGTGCCAGTGATGGTATCCAATCAGGATTTGAGCGTTCAGGACGCCGTGCGATCTTACTTATTCAACAGCCAGTTACTGAGCCATGACGATGGCTACATGACCTTGGTGGTGCCGCATGAATGTCGTGAAGTGCCGTCGGTATCCAATTATCTGGATTCGTTGGTGACGATGAACACACCGATCAAACAGGTGAAAGTGTTTGATCTGAAACAGAGCATGCAGAATGGCGGTGGCCCGGCGTGTTTACGTTTGCGCGTAGCATTGAACGAAACCGAACTGGCGGCGGGGCATCAGAATGTGTTGATGAGCGATCAGGTATACAAGGATCTGGTCACCTGGGTTGAGAAACACTATCGTGATCGTATCTCGCCAGAGGATTTGGCCGATCCTAGCTTGTTGGTGGAATCGCGCACCGCGTTGGATGAATTAACGCAACTGTTGAAGTTGGGTTCCATCTATCCATTCCAGAAAGGCTAG
- the astD gene encoding succinylglutamate-semialdehyde dehydrogenase — MDPRLLINGQWLAGEGEVIQSANPVSQEIIWEGTSASAAQVDQAVKAARAAFPAWRRTPLEERMALVRRFAELLGENKDHLAECIGKETGKPLWESATEIGAMIGKIEISIKAYEERTGRQESDVAAGHAVLRHKPHGVVAVFGPYNFPGHLPNGHIVPALLAGNTVVFKPSEMTPMVADETLKIWLKAGLPNGVINLVQGAKETGIALAGHSDINGLFFTGSSATGHLLHKQFAGAPGKILALEMGGNNPLIVHNPENLDAAVHHTVFSAFVSAGQRCTCARRLFVPKGEQGDKFIERLVAVTKNIKVGDYNAEEQPFMGSLISIPASEGILKAQQNLQQLGGQSLLEVTRLKEGTALLSPGIIDVTAVTALPDEEYFGPLLSVIRYDSFEEALAGANNTEFGLSAGLLADDPELYEQFLDEIQAGIVNWNKPLTGASSAAPFGGIGASGNHRASAYYAADYCAYPMASLEDESLSVPGSLSPGLTL; from the coding sequence ATGGACCCTCGATTATTGATTAACGGCCAATGGCTAGCGGGTGAAGGTGAGGTGATTCAATCTGCCAATCCTGTCTCACAAGAGATTATTTGGGAAGGAACGTCAGCCTCAGCTGCACAAGTTGATCAGGCGGTAAAAGCGGCAAGAGCTGCGTTTCCTGCATGGCGTCGTACACCGCTTGAAGAGCGTATGGCCTTGGTTCGTCGTTTTGCTGAATTGTTGGGTGAAAACAAAGATCACCTGGCAGAGTGCATTGGTAAAGAGACCGGTAAACCACTCTGGGAATCGGCCACTGAAATTGGTGCCATGATTGGTAAAATCGAAATTTCCATTAAAGCGTATGAAGAGCGGACTGGTCGTCAGGAAAGTGATGTGGCTGCCGGTCATGCGGTGCTTCGTCATAAGCCGCATGGCGTGGTGGCGGTATTCGGGCCTTACAACTTCCCGGGCCATTTACCTAATGGTCACATTGTACCGGCATTGTTGGCGGGTAATACCGTGGTATTTAAGCCCAGTGAAATGACGCCAATGGTGGCAGATGAAACCCTTAAAATCTGGCTGAAAGCCGGCTTGCCAAATGGCGTGATTAATCTGGTTCAGGGCGCCAAAGAAACAGGAATTGCATTAGCTGGTCATTCCGATATCAACGGCCTGTTCTTTACTGGTAGTTCTGCAACCGGGCATTTGTTGCATAAGCAGTTTGCCGGTGCGCCAGGAAAAATTCTTGCGTTGGAGATGGGTGGCAACAACCCGCTGATTGTTCATAACCCTGAGAATCTCGATGCGGCGGTTCACCATACCGTGTTCTCGGCGTTTGTGTCTGCGGGTCAACGTTGTACGTGTGCCCGTCGTTTGTTCGTTCCAAAAGGCGAGCAGGGCGATAAGTTCATCGAGCGTTTGGTGGCAGTAACCAAGAACATCAAAGTGGGTGATTACAACGCAGAAGAGCAACCGTTCATGGGCTCTCTGATCTCGATTCCTGCGTCCGAAGGCATTCTTAAAGCGCAACAAAACTTGCAGCAACTGGGCGGCCAATCTTTACTTGAAGTGACACGCTTAAAAGAAGGTACGGCCTTGTTGTCGCCGGGCATTATTGATGTCACTGCGGTGACGGCACTGCCTGATGAAGAGTATTTCGGCCCCTTGTTAAGTGTGATTCGTTACGACTCATTCGAAGAGGCTTTAGCCGGTGCGAATAACACCGAATTTGGTTTATCCGCAGGTCTGTTGGCAGATGACCCTGAACTGTATGAGCAGTTCCTGGATGAAATTCAGGCAGGGATCGTGAATTGGAACAAACCATTAACCGGAGCCAGCAGTGCCGCACCGTTTGGTGGTATTGGAGCCAGTGGTAACCACAGAGCCAGCGCCTACTACGCGGCGGACTATTGTGCTTACCCAATGGCCTCTCTTGAGGATGAAAGTTTGTCTGTACCAGGCAGCTTGTCCCCTGGATTAACACTGTAA
- the astA gene encoding arginine N-succinyltransferase, whose product MIVIRPIEQKDLGDLLRMAQNAGSGLTTLPANEELLAAKIEASEASFSQRTDERHRFYMFALEDTEAGCIAGVCGLEAAVGLGDVWYNYRVSTTVNASSELGIHKQTPTLYLTNDMTGCSELCSLFLDADYRKGNNGRLLSKCRFLFLAQFAHLFSQKVFAEMRGYSDENGVSPFWESLGRKFFSLEFTRADYLTGVGQKSFIAELMPKYPIYLPFLSEEAQQTVGKTHDNTRPALAMLKSEGFNYNGLVDIFDAGPLVEAFVENIRAVRQSRLVTVEVGNAKPFDDTDRDPLLVSNTQYEDFRVTLFNKSSLVGKLLLINKEQAEQLQVNTGDQVRIVSLREPRLDAQKELGVKESSQTEFGVQEH is encoded by the coding sequence ATGATTGTGATTCGACCTATTGAACAAAAAGATCTTGGCGACTTGTTGAGAATGGCTCAAAACGCAGGTTCAGGGCTAACGACCTTACCTGCCAACGAAGAATTGCTAGCCGCAAAAATTGAGGCGTCGGAAGCGTCATTCAGTCAACGGACTGATGAGCGTCACCGTTTCTATATGTTTGCATTGGAAGACACCGAAGCGGGCTGTATTGCCGGTGTTTGTGGTCTGGAAGCCGCTGTTGGCTTAGGTGACGTTTGGTACAACTATCGGGTGAGCACCACCGTAAATGCCTCTTCTGAATTAGGCATTCACAAACAAACGCCGACCCTGTATCTGACCAATGACATGACCGGCTGCAGTGAACTGTGTTCGCTGTTTTTGGATGCCGATTACCGTAAGGGCAATAACGGCCGTTTGTTGTCTAAGTGCCGTTTCCTGTTTCTGGCGCAGTTTGCTCATTTGTTCAGCCAGAAAGTGTTTGCCGAGATGCGTGGCTATTCGGATGAAAACGGCGTCTCACCGTTCTGGGAATCGCTTGGACGTAAGTTCTTTTCTCTGGAATTTACCCGAGCGGATTACCTCACCGGTGTTGGTCAGAAATCCTTTATCGCCGAGTTGATGCCGAAATACCCGATTTATTTACCGTTTTTGTCTGAAGAAGCACAACAGACGGTGGGTAAAACTCATGACAACACGCGACCGGCTTTGGCCATGCTCAAGAGTGAAGGCTTTAACTACAACGGCTTGGTGGACATCTTCGATGCCGGGCCATTGGTCGAAGCCTTTGTGGAAAACATTCGTGCCGTGCGTCAAAGCCGTTTAGTGACGGTGGAAGTCGGTAACGCGAAACCTTTTGATGACACAGACAGAGACCCTCTGTTGGTGTCCAACACACAGTATGAAGATTTCAGGGTGACGTTATTTAACAAGTCCTCGCTGGTTGGCAAGTTGTTGTTGATCAACAAAGAACAAGCCGAGCAACTGCAAGTAAATACCGGTGATCAGGTTCGCATTGTTTCTCTGCGCGAACCCCGTTTGGACGCCCAAAAAGAGCTCGGCGTGAAAGAATCTTCTCAAACAGAATTTGGAGTACAGGAGCATTAA
- a CDS encoding arginine N-succinyltransferase, with protein sequence MLVVRPADHSDLAGIEKLVTSSEARLTTLSNQRDLLSQRIELSRQSFSCEKSVAGKERFLFVMEDFSLADNGDSNVVGVAGVDACAGNGAPFYNYRKDELIHSSHQLDVHNRVPVLYMTHELTGKTQLCSLSIQREYKQGNALELLSRTRLLFIGLFREFFSREVIVEIQGKHTEDDGSPFWDSLGRHFFDMDFKSADYFSAIKTKTFIAELMPSHPIYVPLLSAQAQAVMGKPNDAASIGYQLLLREGFRTSKHLDIFDGGPTLIARLDDIHTLKNCHYKRFSQAEQRPKGSKFMVCNPTLSDFRCVLTSLDEHEQTVELEAQQVEALRLQEDDRIAVVPF encoded by the coding sequence ATGTTGGTTGTTCGTCCTGCCGATCATTCCGATTTAGCAGGGATTGAAAAACTTGTCACCAGCAGTGAAGCACGCTTAACCACTTTAAGTAACCAGCGGGATTTACTGAGTCAGCGTATTGAATTATCCCGACAGTCGTTTTCCTGTGAAAAGTCGGTTGCAGGCAAAGAACGGTTTTTGTTTGTGATGGAAGACTTCAGCCTGGCGGATAACGGCGACTCCAATGTTGTTGGGGTTGCGGGCGTGGATGCCTGTGCTGGCAATGGCGCGCCGTTTTATAACTACCGTAAAGACGAGTTAATTCATTCCTCGCATCAACTGGATGTCCATAACCGTGTGCCGGTGTTGTATATGACGCATGAGTTAACGGGAAAAACCCAGCTGTGTTCCTTGTCGATCCAGCGCGAATACAAGCAGGGTAATGCATTGGAATTGTTATCCCGCACGCGTTTGCTGTTCATTGGTTTATTCCGTGAGTTTTTCTCCCGCGAGGTGATTGTCGAAATTCAAGGCAAACACACGGAGGATGACGGTTCTCCTTTCTGGGACAGTCTGGGCCGACATTTCTTCGATATGGATTTCAAATCCGCCGACTATTTCTCGGCCATTAAAACCAAGACCTTCATTGCAGAGTTGATGCCGTCTCATCCTATCTATGTCCCCTTGTTGTCTGCCCAGGCACAAGCCGTGATGGGCAAGCCAAACGATGCGGCGTCCATCGGTTACCAGTTGTTGTTAAGGGAAGGGTTCCGCACCAGTAAACACCTCGATATTTTTGATGGTGGCCCAACTCTGATTGCACGTCTGGACGATATTCATACCTTGAAGAACTGCCACTACAAGCGTTTCAGTCAGGCTGAACAACGTCCGAAAGGCAGTAAGTTCATGGTGTGCAATCCGACGTTATCCGATTTCCGCTGTGTCCTGACCTCGTTGGATGAGCATGAACAAACCGTGGAACTTGAAGCGCAACAAGTCGAAGCACTGAGGTTGCAAGAGGACGATCGCATTGCGGTCGTACCTTTCTAG